A region of Dioscorea cayenensis subsp. rotundata cultivar TDr96_F1 chromosome 5, TDr96_F1_v2_PseudoChromosome.rev07_lg8_w22 25.fasta, whole genome shotgun sequence DNA encodes the following proteins:
- the LOC120260872 gene encoding uncharacterized protein LOC120260872, translating to MPRPMVLVFLLVFFIVTSQLEWKQQLAKELEASSGIFQEQLHTADKEGFFKEKIILSQEKDIKRLKELVQSFQHQLLQCRMGIKMINLSRNPSSANADEI from the exons ATGCCTAGGCCAATGGTGCTGGTTTTTCTGCTGGTCTTTTTCATTGTCACATCGCAACTCGAGTGGAAGCAGCAACTGGCGAAGGAATTGGAGGCGAGCTCTGGGATTTTTCAGGAACAGCTGCACACTGCTGACAAGGAGGGATTCTTCAAAGAGAAA ATAATTCTATCTCAAGAGAAAGACATCAAGAGGTTGAAAGAGCTTGTGCAGAGTTTTCAGCACCAGTTGCTGCAATGCCGAATGGGCATCAAGATGATAAATCTGAGCAGAAATCCTTCATCAGCAAATGCTGATGAAATTTAG
- the LOC120260716 gene encoding putative pentatricopeptide repeat-containing protein At5g37570, whose protein sequence is MSFLGRRAAPVATLLSSCHSLRALEQIHARIVRKGLEQHHVLVLRFLCLCNALSAVSYASSAFERVSHPTLPLFNALLKLLSDHRLPLQSSLFLFHQLRLRSPHPPDPFSYPSLLKSCSHFADLHTGASIHSLALRSGFESNIFVRTSLIDMYGKCCEVHAAKVLFSAMDFRNEVTWTAMIVAYLNSGDLASAAELFDGMPKRNVVSWNAMIDGFVKFGDLVSARKLFDEMPERNKVTFTSMIDGYSKAGDMASARTLFEMLKGKDVFSWSAMITGYVQNGRPGEALKLFLEMLEKNIKPDEYIMVGLMSACSLLGSLTLAKWVDSYIARSSIDVKRAHVLAALVDMNAKCGNMERATTLFETMPKRDLISYCSLMQGYSIHGLGVKVIEFFSRMIKEGIVPDDVAFTVVLTACSHAGLVEEGIKYFGMMKNEYSISPSPDHYACMVDLLGRAGRLKEAYELIKCMPMEPHAGAWGALLGACRLNCDIELGEVVAKKLFEMEPQNGGNYVLLSNIYAAADRWADVSQVRTIMRGRGVRKIPGCTWI, encoded by the coding sequence ATGAGCTTTCTCGGCCGCCGTGCCGCCCCCGTCGCCACTCTGCTGAGCTCTTGCCATTCCCTCCGCGCGCTCGAGCAAATTCACGCGCGCATCGTGCGCAAGGGCCTCGAGCAGCATCACGTCCTGGTCCTTCGCTTCCTCTGCCTCTGCAACGCTCTCTCAGCCGTCTCCTACGCCTCCTCCGCCTTCGAGCGCGTCTCCCACCCCACTCTCCCTCTCTTTAACGCCCTTCTCAAGCTCCTCTCTGATCACCGCCTCCCCCTTCAATCTTCACTCTTTCTCTTCCACCAACTACGTCTCCGCTCTCCCCATCCCCCGGATCCATTCTCTTATCCTTCACTGCTTAAGTCTTGTTCTCACTTCGCTGATCTCCATACGGGCGCTTCCATTCATTCCCTTGCCCTCCGCTCCGGCTTCGAGTCTAACATCTTCGTCCGCACTTCATTGATCGATATGTACGGCAAGTGCTGCGAGGTTCATGCCGCGAAAGTGCTTTTTAGTGCCATGGATTTCAGAAATGAGGTGACTTGGACTGCCATGATCGTTGCCTATCTGAATTCCGGCGACTTGGCTTCTGCCGCTGAGTTGTTTGACGGAATGCCGAAGAGAAATGTGGTTTCTTGGAATGCCATGATTGATGGGTTTGTGAAGTTTGGGGATTTAGTTAGCGCACGTaagttgtttgatgaaatgccggAGAGGAATAAGGTTACTTTCACTTCGATGATTGATGGGTATTCGAAAGCCGGGGATATGGCATCTGCAAGGACGTTGTTTGAGATGTTGAAAGGGAAGGATGTCTTCTCATGGTCGGCAATGATTACCGGTTATGTGCAAAATGGTCGGCCAGGTGAGGCGTTGAAGCTCTTTCTTGAAATGCTTGAGAAGAACATCAAGCCAGACGAATATATCATGGTTGGGTTGATGTCAGCTTGTTCTCTGTTGGGCAGTCTCACATTGGCCAAATGGGTGGATTCATACATTGCTAGAAGCTCAATTGATGTTAAGAGAGCTCATGTGTTAGCTGCATTGGTAGACATGAATGCAAAGTGTGGAAAcatggaaagagctactactTTGTTCGAGACGATGCCTAAGAGGGATTTGATTTCATATTGTTCGTTAATGCAAGGGTATTCAATTCATGGGTTAGGAGTTAAGGTTATAGAGTTCTTTTCAAGGATGATTAAAGAAGGGATTGTTCCTGATGATGTTGCATTTACAGTGGTCCTGACAGCTTGCAGTCACGCCGGTCTCGTGGAAGAAGGGATTAAATACTTTGGTATGATGAAGAATGagtattcaatttctccttccCCTGATCACTATGCATGCATGGTTGATCTTCTTGGCCGAGCAGGGAGGTTGAAAGAGGCCTATGAATTGATCAAATGCATGCCGATGGAGCCTCACGCTGGTGCTTGGGGTGCATTGCTGGGGGCGTGCAGATTGAATTGTGATATTGAGCTTGGGGAGGTTGTAGCAAAAAAGCTTTTTGAGATGGAGCCACAGAATGGTGGTAATTATGTCTTGTTGTCAAATATTTATGCAGCAGCTGATCGGTGGGCGGATGTGTCACAAGTAAGAACCATAATGCGAGGCAGAGGTGTCAGAAAAATACCCGGTTGTACATGGATATAA
- the LOC120261797 gene encoding B3 domain-containing protein Os11g0156000-like yields MDGYHLQETCNGVREPMFEKPLTPSDVGKLNRLVIPKQYAEKYFPLASESGEKGLLLCFEDEGGKLWRFRYSYWTSSQSYVLTKGWSRYVKEKRLDAGDLVIFERTLAGDRFFIACRRRGSPEEPSSSSAHNAWNQQSFYNSYNASSSMPSSYLYMSSMQQDCFVQRGGEQRSRSNNTVGVPKTLRLFGVNLECIPDETEDQEQVVHSGMCFMDQNSVHRGRFMPGNASTSQL; encoded by the exons ATGGATGGCTACCACCTTCAAGAGACATGTAATGGTGTGAGAGAGCCAATGTTTGAGAAGCCATTGACACCAAGTGATGTAGGGAAGCTTAACAGGTTGGTTATACCAAAACAATATGCAGAGAAGTACTTCCCTTTGGCATCTGAGTCTGGTGAGAAAGGtttgttgttgtgttttgaaGATGAAGGTGGCAAACTATGGAGGTTTCGTTACTCTTACTGGACTAGTAGTCAGAGTTATGTGCTTACTAAAGGATGGAGTAGGTATGTTAAAGAGAAGAGACTTGATGCAGGTGATCTTGTTATCTTTGAACGGACCTTGGCTGGAGACCGGTTCTTCATTGCTTGTCGCCGACGTGGCTCACCTGAagaaccttcttcttcttctgcacATAATGCATGGAATCAGCAGTCATTCTATAATTCTTATAATGCCAGCTCTTCAATGCCTTCTTCCTACTTGTATATGAGCTCCATGCAGCAGGACTGCTTTGTTCAAAGAG GAGGAGAGCAGAGGAGTAGAAGTAATAACACAGTGGGAGTGCCAAAGACACTGAGGCTGTTTGGAGTGAATCTGGAATGCATACCAGATGAGACAGAAGATCAAGAGCAAGTAGTTCACTCAGGGATGTGTTTTATGGATCAGAACTCTGTTCACAGAGGAAGGTTCATGCCTGGCAATGCATCAACTTCACAACTGTAA
- the LOC120261554 gene encoding pentatricopeptide repeat-containing protein At5g04780, mitochondrial, translated as MRIGSAVQALSCSLRNFSDHANYNYKSLQTLLQMCAKNKHINAGKCCHALAIHADLLADTLICNMLINVYSKCGLVQYARYVFDRMPERTVVSWNTMIAAHNHQWQDTEALELFMEMCRDGTSLVTKFTLSSVLCACAAKGAILESRQLHALAVKIAVDSNVYVGTALLDVYGKCGMIDDACWAFESMPEKSSVTWSSMIAGCVQNDLHEEALLFFRKAQVLGVECTQFTLSAVLSACASLAVTIEGVQLHAILIKVGFRSDMYVRTSLIDVYSRCGCIAEAYLVFTDMEEKSIVLWNAMIAGFSRHACVNEAMILFEKMQQKGVCPNEVTYISLLSACSHVGSVESGRRYFDQMLKDENVQPNVLHYSCMVDVLGRSGQIQEAWRLIENMPFKATAAMWGSLLGACRTHGELRLAKVAAEHLFEIEPENAGNHVLLSNLYAANRRWGDVANARKLLKDSGAKKEIGKSWIEVKNRVHIFVVGDHNHPRFSEIYAKLEDLENEMKKLAYKVETHSDLHDVEEDQKQELLRHHSEKLALAFGLISLPSGLPIRIKKNLRICRDCHSFMKFASRISDREIIVRDTNRFHHFRSGSCSCRDF; from the exons ATGAGAATTGGGTCTGCAGTGCAGGCACTAAGCTGTTCCCTTAGAAACTTCAGTGATCATGCCAACTATAACTACAAAAGTTTGCAAACTCTTCTGCAAATGTGTGCAAAAAACAAGCATATTAATGCAGGAAAGTGTTGCCATGCATTAGCTATACATGCTGACTTGTTAGCTGACACCCTCATTTGTAACATGCTTATCAATGTATACTCTAAATGTGGTCTTGTGCAATATGCTCGTTATGTATTTGATAGAATGCCTGAAAGAACTGTGGTGTCATGGAATACCATGATTGCTGCACATAACCATCAGTGGCAGGATACTGAGGCTTTGGAGCTTTTTATGGAGATGTGTCGTGATGGTACTTCTTTGGTTACCAAGTTTACTCTGTCGAGTGTTCTTTGTGCTTGCGCTGCTAAAGGTGCTATTTTGGAGAGCAGGCAGTTGCATGCTTTGGCTGTTAAGATTGCAGTGGATTCCAATGTTTATGTTGGGACTGCATTGCTTGATGTGTATGGGAAATGCGGTATGATTGATGATGCTTGCTGGGCTTTTGAAAGCATGCCGGAGAAGTCTTCGGTCACTTGGAGTTCTATGATTGCTGGTTGTGTGCAGAATGATCTTCATGAGGAAGCATTGCTGTTTTTTCGCAAGGCTCAGGTGTTGGGAGTGGAATGCACACAGTTTACACTTTCTGCTGTTCTCAGTGCTTGTGCAAGCCTGGCAGTAACAATTGAAGGTGTGCAATTGCATGCTATATTGATAAAAGTTGGCTTTAGATCAGATATGTATGTTAGGACCTCACTCATTGATGTCTACTCGAGATGTGGCTGCATAGCTGAAGCTTACTTGGTATTCACTGATATGGAGGAGAAAAGCATTGTCTTGTGGAATGCAATGATTGCAGGCTTCTCAAGACATGCTTGTGTCAACGAGGCTATGATACTCTTTGAGAAGATGCAACAGAAAGGTGTTTGTCCAAATGAAGTTACTTATATTTCCTTGCTTTCTGCATGCAGTCATGTTGGTTCAGTGGAAAGCGGTCGCCGATATTTTGATCAAATGTTGAAGGATGAGAATGTGCAACCCAATGTTCTTCACTATTCTTGCATGGTTGATGTTCTTGGGAGGTCTGGACAGATTCAAGAAGCCTGGAGATTGATTGAGAACATGCCTTTCAAGGCCACAGCTGCCATGTGGGGGTCTCTGCTTGGGGCATGCAGGACTCATGGGGAACTCAGACTGGCTAAAGTTGCTGCTGAGCATCTATTTGAGATTGAACCTGAGAATGCAGGAAACCATGTTTTGCTGTCAAATTTATATGCTGCAAATAGGAGATGGGGAGACGTTGCTAATGCAAGGAAGCTTTTGAAAGATAGTGGTGCAAAGAAGGAGATTGGAAAAAGTTGGATTGAAGTGAAGAACAGGGTCCATATATTTGTTGTTGGAGACCACAACCATCCTAGATTTAGTGAAATCTATGCTAAATTGGAGGATTTGGAGAATGAGATGAAGAAATTGGCATATAAAGTGGAGACTCACAGTGATCTCCATGATGTAGAGGAAGACCAGAAGCAAGAGCTGTTAAGGCACCATAGTGAGAAGTTGGCACTTGCATTTGGTCTCATTAGTTTGCCATCTGGCTTACCTATCAGGATAAAAAAGAACTTACGTATCTGTAGGGATTGCCATTCTTTTATGAAGTTTGCTTCAAGGATTTCAGACAGAGAAATCATCGTGAGGGACACTAACAGATTTCATCATTTCAGGAGTGGATCATGCTCTTGTCGGGACTTTTG A
- the LOC120262007 gene encoding cationic amino acid transporter 6, chloroplastic-like has translation MHRGTTSNNSSNSNSNSSSFSSPKAYFHALTQTHRRLVRRACSITTTRDEMSHVRARSGAHMARSLRWPDLITLGLGGMVGAGVFISTGRAARLYAGPAVILSYAIAGLCALLSAFCYTEFAVHLPVAGGAFSYLRVTFGEFAAFLTGANLLMEYVFSNAAVARSFTAYLGTAIGVNTTEKLRFQVSGLPDGFNQIDLLAVILIILITFCICYSTKESSAMNMMLTGTHMGFILFIIIMGFMKGSLKNFTKPLDPTKNPSGFIPYGVSGVFAGASMVYLSYIGYDTVSTMAEEVEDPVHDIPIGVSGSVVLVTLLYCLMAASISMLVPYDTIDTEAPFSSAFKGSDGWDWVSKVIGVGATLGIVASLLVAMLGQARYLCVIARSNMVPLWLARVHPTTATPVNASVFLGVVTASIALFTDLNILLNLVSIGTLFVFYMVANAVIFQRYVACASTNICPTIIFLFSFSFISITFTIIWNLNAPGKTTPFLLCGCIVVAVMIVQVFKSSVAEARKPELWGVPLMPWIPSVSVFLNVVLLGCLDKASYLRFGVFSLFVVVVYLMYSVHASFDAQENEDVLLTSSSHEYHADDGILNL, from the exons ATGCATAGAGGTACCACCAGTAacaacagcagcaacagcaacagcaacagctCTTCCTTTTCAAGCCCCAAAGCCTACTTCCACGCTTTGACCCAAACCCATCGCCGCCTCGTACGACGAGCATGCTCCATCACCACCACCCGCGACGAGATGAGCCACGTCCGTGCGCGCTCCGGCGCTCACATGGCCCGCTCACTACGCTGGCCAGACCTCATCACTCTGGGTCTCGGCGGGATGGTTGGCGCTGGCGTCTTCATCTCCACTGGCCGTGCTGCTCGTCTCTACGCCGGTCCCGCCGTCATCCTCTCCTACGCCATTGCCGGCCTTTGCGCTCTTCTCTCCGCCTTTTGCTACACTGAGTTCGCCGTTCATCTCCCCGTCGCCGGCGGTGCCTTCAGCTACCTTCGTGTCACCTTCG GTGAATTTGCTGCATTTCTAACTGGTGCAAATTTATTAATGGAATACGTCTTCTCCAACGCCGCCGTGGCAAGAAGTTTCACGGCGTATCTAGGCACGGCCATTGGCGTAAACACCACCGAGAAGTTAAGGTTTCAAGTCTCCGGCTTGCCGGACGGCTTCAACCAAATTGATCTCCTTGCTGTCAttctcatcatcctcatcaccTTTTGCATTTGTTAcag TACAAAAGAGAGCTCTGCAATGAACATGATGTTAACCGGAACACACATGGGATTCATTCTCTTCATTATCATTATGGGATTCATGAAAGGCTCATTGAAGAACTTCACAAAGCCATTGGACCCAACCAAGAACCcaagtggcttcattccttatGGAGTCTCCGGTGTGTTCGCCGGTGCTTCTATGGTTTATCTTAGCTACATTGGCTATGACACCGTGTCGACCATGGCCGAGGAGGTCGAGGACCCGGTGCACGACATTCCGATCGGCGTCTCCGGCTCCGTCGTGCTTGTCACCCTTCTCTATTGTCTCATGGCTGCTTCCATCTCCATGCTAGTTCCTTATGATACT ATTGACACGGAGGCACCGTTCTCGTCGGCATTCAAGGGATCGGACGGCTGGGATTGGGTGTCGAAAGTGATCGGAGTGGGGGCCACATTGGGAATAGTAGCTTCATTGCTTGTCGCCATGTTGGGCCAGGCCCGTTACTTATGTGTTATAGCCCGGTCCAATATGGTCCCACTTTGGCTAGCCCGGGTCCACCCCACCACTGCTACTCCAGTCAACGCCTCTGTTTTCCTCG gAGTAGTAACGGCAAGCATAGCATTGTTCACAGATTTGAATATACTACTAAACCTTGTGTCCATTGGAACACTGTTTGTGTTTTACATGGTAGCCAATGCTGTCATATTCCAACGTTACGTTGCATGTGCATCCACAAACATTTGTCCTACCATCATCTTCCTATTCTCATTCTCCTTCATTTCTATAACATTCACTATAATTTGGAACCTTAATGCACCTGGAAAAACAACACCTTTTCTACTCTGTGGATGCATTGTGGTGGCAGTTATGATAGTTCAAGTGTTCAAATCATCGGTTGCCGAAGCGAGGAAGCCGGAGTTGTGGGGAGTGCCATTGATGCCATGGATACCTTCAGTTTCAGTATTTCTTAATGTGGTGTTGTTGGGTTGTCTTGATAAGGCATCTTATTTGAGGTTTGgtgtgttttctttgtttgtggTTGTTGTTTATTTGATGTATAGTGTGCATGCTAGTTTTGATGCACAAGAGAATGAGGATGTTTTGTTGACAAGTAGTAGTCATGAATATCATGCAGATGATGgtattttgaatttatga
- the LOC120262357 gene encoding NDR1/HIN1-like protein 2, which produces MVESKQEAISNGKAAFIPRNNTTRTKLQWQPYSLLCMACKTLTTTFIILSIMALIFWLVFLPEDLKVHVESASLTRFELSQNHTLYYNFSFQMSLRNPNKKLGIHYKHIQVNALYGDSRFGFQVLSKLHQSHKSTMMISPVFRGQALLIVNSSMDTFAREKEKGFFYIGLKLYTKIKLKMLVFNSIEYRPDIDCYLRLPVPGTVTGAAGGFMRTRCDAQGFS; this is translated from the coding sequence ATGgttgaatcaaaacaagaagCTATCTCTAATGGAAAAGCAGCATTCATACCAAGGAACAACACTACCAGAACAAAGCTTCAATGGCAACCTTACTCCCTCCTCTGCATGGCATGCAAAACCTTAACCACCACCTTCATCATCTTAAGCATCATGGCACTCATCTTCTGGCTTGTTTTCCTGCCTGAAGATCTCAAAGTCCACGTGGAAAGTGCATCATTAACAAGGTTTGAACTCTCTCAAAACCACACTCTTTACTACAACTTCTCCTTTCAAATGAGCTTAAGGAATCCAAACAAGAAGCTTGGCATCCATTACAAACATATTCAAGTCAATGCCTTGTATGGAGATTCAAGGTTTGGGTTCCAAGTCTTGTCTAAACTTCACCAAAGCCATAAGAGCACCATGATGATAAGTCCTGTGTTTAGAGGCCAAGCTTTGTTGATTGTAAACTCTAGCATGGATACATTTGCAAGGGAGAAGGAGAAAGGCTTCTTTTATATTGGTTTGAAGCTCTATACAAAGATCAAGTTGAAGATGCTTGTGTTTAATAGTATTGAATACCGGCCGGACATTGATTGCTATTTGAGGCTTCCGGTGCCCGGCACTGTCACCGGCGCTGCCGGTGGCTTCATGAGGACTAGATGTGATGCTCAAGGTTTCTCTTGA